One region of Lytechinus pictus isolate F3 Inbred chromosome 8, Lp3.0, whole genome shotgun sequence genomic DNA includes:
- the LOC129266211 gene encoding uncharacterized protein LOC129266211: MDSEKEDQGTSVSAYLIPERVTTKPKVTCTVVDTAVSENGPGRATKTLPEGLEVRDSGISGAGQGVWAGRDFEEGTRFGPYQGEQVDKITGYQSGYAWEIRSDGGQGEVIHCIDAGDEAKSNWMRYVNCACKEVDQNLRSYQDGEDIFYIAYKPIKAGTELLAFYGEEYGRKLGIEMEPSTVATGDTHLCNICGQLLTSVEFLSRHLKYVHQSRYGIPSMYNMNADVSEYLKSVKQGKDLLEKAISKTDTSPNTSTEKAASRKSRLGSSTTQRAIKSTKPSKAPGTPKKDSEDLVLLDNDEEEDDDDVRLAGSGSSKHTTWSLKADSDDDLGDTEAAPDPVVCTWFEDVQDWAEGLIDLDDGEDDDEVKGSSGKLSPEQDDNELEWHLCHECGQLFDEEELLEIHVAARHTVGGKPVNKKEASTKDSADGTASSSSKDKGSKTKVGSSKEQKQRTVQEIKKNSKDTKGEKVKDQSNDVGTARTCNIFDKFGPVPGKVTTLNEVGDAVEVIDSEDVDETGAKEGALKDNDIMAIDEHLPSTNPDLDAKEDDVEEIGNEQFATISTVGDFIQEDDTADIDQVQTGSHLGGFNSDASVNIEKEIVEVIPGDEDDSLVDPSAGRKIEDGMSQQAWRQYICNICRKACHNKEALEEHQKSHPLFQCSICFVSFISEESLRQHEVDHKEKPFFCGTCGKTYKSQSSLKEHEYSHTGHRPFVCPYCPKGFMRNKKLKVHIKKHHKNLIRAARKPPPPPLVLSENQFDGSASVSDVDMEFFDRETLKEQESGCGQAYSTLKNSSDQSEFKCDTCSQSFPSKSVLERHSKVHQFYGSTSSISASSVVSSQDSASIDDMSAETGTYPEEMRSARPFKCQLCDSTFLEEAHLQIHVEIHSMDGPWGCVICKRKLKQRAHLLEHVYVHWGYKPFACRYCPTDFMRAYDAERHMLSHKQRRGRREEPGQRANIDLDGSNAGQVNDAKASILEDLLTKPQSHNDDINEEKGGMFKDLGDSIAPLPVVPLRCPDDGKNRPYACELCDRAFTAKSSLREHLFLHFGKPYPCDFCERQFTRKTYLISHMKEVHPEADTSAIEDSVLDGKYEELINKALDRHQSMDQKKISQPDVITDSNSNRPYACKICDKRFQFSYTLKKHMQAHIKLKPLLCDFCERRFVRQSYLDEHIKNQHPPGSRSKDPNKPFKCEICDLTFSKRAYLKDHRFRHKLKKPFPCSFCTKSFRRKCLLLMHTSRHHPNEHQLMASNQPKAAPAQHSPGSSSKTLKIKLPFQKQMSPASSQSNLTRDPLMCRECGATFSSVANVRRHMRIHSGERPFKCKFCSWSFNRKEVWRGHMKKKHAGELRASRNKANVGLGKIKKEGFNCDKCEGSFKSNYALSVHLKQHSQGSSSRPFKCSLCDLAFIRQSDRTKHLKFVHGLDQADIDASALNKKEIKVEPGTTPPPSTPQTNALPAEVHVCHRCGARFDSFWGLESHSRVHEKHSRFPRPYRCIECGAAFKGLSNHTRHMRVHTPEYILETKKILSNMPGRKSRIQTSTTNLPVKPTVAPTDKGPFLSGKEARPHVCPKCGTSYKYARNLRKHIPRHIKSSDRPFQCKICGIYAKTKTSITKHSQIHGPQSTSRRASHDCQKCGSSFPTKQELMKHLAVHTQSISSQSMFRCKFCNAGFKHRGSLTIHERSHSKLNFGFKWEKTKVVKTPDLFRNGSKKVFVIKGLQCPVCMKTFTRRSGVSNHKRVHPDVEFVWEEELRGSVDMTLDRPYQCSICLMRFMRRSGLSNHMHSHRIKGSKSDESPSKLQATPESSGFLLNTENEQTTPRAEERPFSCEQCSCTFKTKGSLTTHTKVHSHDKMDERNHVCDICECRFISSTNLKKHQRVHTGQPGTPIQSDPVSKYSQLESSESIDIKTKRPFRCRLCGETFKAKHLLDDHIQIHSISPRQSVVKPKELGALSADVSESSGEAFMRMTDRPFPCPTCGDRFRLKTTLYKHIRLHRQSAGKPFRCVECGLGFYSIGNMTKHLKRAHRRFSNNVGDEPVAEILESLKVTPEPVSPSVSSPNRSIRSPFKARPFSCKYCGDTFTMRCNMNRHRKRHETGDNLPFRCTHCGFGFKSIKERTKHIVRVHNRDPKEHVQTDTRKPIRTGMKTYKCPICSDNFTDSSGIYKHLRVHAKSANKPYKCEICKIGYNTMVGLSRHRGRVNHYVSDNGDEGSARSSQQPPRDIKPDISTLQNNLGKTLHKCRYCPATYRDRSSVWRHERVHKLGVSNSRPFSCKTCGLACYSRAHLERHVQIHRRAPGFGPDMHARKKSTSDRCKRCGLAFRTKSHYLVHMKRCSRTSSFVCNICSIPFSNQIMLTKHVRQDHGGYQRDVINFCGRRIVRETGADKKFCCDQCDQRYKRPSELEKHLRRHALGLIRPQEGFSPTAIKQEEDIEVNVETLEESYEENLSGGGKTEETHQLPEVEESPNSSGSWFMTAGRTPVHNRTNKSDRARPFVCQTCGFAFMTVIHLRKHTRLHTIAHTKPYVCKICTLGYTRLLDYHRHCNVVHPWGKGNQNEVRCPRCKEKFDTKSDLVEHLEKQTCKFVDDLPEVETSQQGGDGGDQSNEVSDAVEGVEGTMSAATRLGFSNRDLTCPICNYQFLAKPHLETHMKVHDNWENQPYRCERCQIGYSTKQHLTKHVNMNVQCIKLAKEKERKRLLDEKNNLLTNSSTELDAAPEEMVPQQPQLSRSGKVKRHICHHCNKSFVKRSQLRIHLEYHIPSPDRPHVCAKCGMGYKTLSNYAKHMKWEHSKPSASPAKLTAAIYMCRDCGYSVTKKSLLEEHTRFGCPKKKENPATEAPQACPVCGNYFNSSVMLCIHIHEHIYHKLFKCTKCPLRFSNPEEKKKHEQNHPDWNEMLLQLLSSEFNRRLNPEDGQGVRVKLEPGLEEPVEPLVPYVPEKVLQDGPASGVLVVKPEPVDEPEYNYDLGSLQDSALGDYQALLPDTSDSILPSILQQTRRPEGQSSSARRLEKIVSNLAAQKPSSSDSRLHSSSGIFSVSGLSSQRRPSSENVPSTSTSVLTSVSSVVTSASSVFPAASDVGEMPDSETLVKQVTEALPSSSPRVSDKSQSDVVLTKKSVEQKASPKQKLFRCRYCPSAFRLKGLCMAHERQAHRKIYSKASGTSKQPLKDLSKMSVCNICNAVFEQQSSLSRHMLFKHGVPLKPKEPERDYTADKAEVHHISDDEGPIITSITSLGNMHHGTAYQRQPSLLQQRLEAPLSPSLMPSSSSGQPMSRLESLLTGRSLSPTNQSALLSRGELDYRPYRCDKCNFAFTQRHHLVRHIKRDSCAFHVLGRKAAAQLKEGDTGSKPPPKNVQGIKIKVPEKKHKCTKCPRAFWKRIRLENHMRVHHGVGLYKCKFCAQEYKLQVDCLEHEESCPFGPGAMDDLDLNGGDLDYEQDVDFGQAEDLDLRSDTELEQAQAQAFAEDQNEDFGFENSNHLGDGIGDDDREWMGMQIKQEPLD, encoded by the exons ATGGACAGTGAGAAAGAGGACCAAG GCACTTCTGTCAGTGCTTATCTTATCCCTGAGAGAGTGACTACCAAGCCAAAGGTTACCTGCACCGTCGTTGATACCGCTGTATCTGAGAATGGTCCTGGCCGAGCCACCAAGACCTTGCCTGAAGGACTGGAGGTGCGTGACTCCGGGATCTCAGGAGCTGGCCAGGGTGTCTGGGCAGGGAGAGACTTTGAAGAAGGAACACGTTTTGGTCCCTACCAAGGCGAGCAGGTGGACAAAATCACTGGCTACCAAAGTGGCTATGCATGGGAG ATAAGAAGTGACGGAGGCCAAGGAGAGGTCATCCATTGCATAGATGCCGGGGACGAGGCCAAGAGCAATTGGATGCGCTACGTCAACTGCGCCTGCAAGGAAGTAGACCAGAACCTGAGGTCGTACCAGGATGGTGAAGACATCTTCTACATTGCCTACAAACCTATCAAGGCTGGAACAGAACTCTTGGCGTTTTATGGAGAGGAGTATGGGAGAAAGTTGGGCATTGAGATGGAACCTTCCACAG TTGCTACCGGAGACACTCACTTGTGCAACATCTGCGGCCAGCTACTAACATCTGTTGAGTTTTTGAGTCGTCACCTGAAGTATGTCCATCAGAGCCGCTATGGCATCCCCTCCATGTACAACATGAATGCTGATGTTTCTGAAT ATTTGAAATCAGTCAAGCAAGGCAAGGACCTACTGGAGAAAGCAATTAGCAAAACTGACACAA GTCCTAATACGTCAACAGAGAAAGCTGCAAGTAGGAAGTCAAGACTAGGTTCTTCAACAACACAAAGAG CTATCAAATCCACCAAACCTTCAAAGGCTCCAGGTACTCCGAAGAAAGATTCTGAAGACTTGGTCCTACTGGACAATgacgaggaggaggatgatgatgatgtcaggTTGGCCGGTAGCGGCAGCAGCAAGCATACCACCTGGTCTCTGAAAGCTGATTCAGATGATGACCTTGGAGACACAGAGGCTGCACCAG ACCCTGTGGTGTGCACGTGGTTTGAAGATGTACAAGATTGGGCGGAGGGGTTAATAG AtcttgatgatggtgaagatgatgatgaggtcAAAGGAAGCAGTGGGAAGCTGTCACCTGAACAGGATGACAATG AACTCGAGTGGCATCTCTGCCATGAATGTGGACAACTCTTTGATGAAGAGGAACTTCTGGAGATTCATGTTGCTGCTCGTCACACTGTAGGAGGTAAACCGGTGAACAAGAAAGAGGCTTCTACCAAAGATTCTGCTGATGGAACTGCTTCCTCGAGCTCTAAAGACAAGGGGTCCAAGACAAAGGTTGGCAGCAGTAAAGAACAGAAGCAGAGGACTGTCCAAGAGATCAAGAAGAACTCAAAGGATACAAAAGGAGAGAAGGTGAAAGACCAGAGCAATGATGTTGGTACTGCTAGGACTTGTAAcatatttgacaaatttggcCCAGTTCCTGGAAAAGTAACAACTTTAAATGAAGTCGGTGATGCAGTAGAGGTAATTGATTCTGAGGATGTGGATGAAACTGGAGCAAAGGAGGGGGCCTTGAAAGACAATGATATCATGGCCATAGATGAACATTTGCCTTCTACAAATCCAGATCTTGATGCGAAAGAGGATGATGTCGAAGAAATAGGAAATGAGCAATTTGCCACAATTTCAACCGTTGGAGACTTCATTCAGGAAGATGACACAGCAGATATTGACCAAGTGCAAACTGGTTCTCATCTTGGAGGTTTCAACTCCGATGCCAGTGTGAACATTGAGAAAGAAATAGTGGAAGTGATTCCTGGAGATGAGGATGACAGTCTGGTCGACCCCTCGGCCGGTAGGAAGATTGAAGATGGAATGTCTCAACAGGCATGGAGGCAATATATCTGCAACATCTGTAGGAAGGCATGTCACAACAAAGAGGCTCTTGAAGAACACCAGAAGTCGCATCCATTATTTCAGTGTTCCATATGCTTTGTGTCATTCATTAGTGAGGAAAGTCTTCGGCAGCATGAGGTAGATCATAAAGAAAAGCCATTCTTCTGCGGTACATGTGGAAAAACATACAAAAGTCAGTCCAGCTTGAAAGAACACGAGTACAGCCACACTGGCCATCGACCCTTTGTGTGTCCCTACTGTCCAAAAGGCTTCATGCGTAACAAAAAGTTGAAAGTGCATATCAAGAAACATCATAAGAACTTAATCCGTGCTGCTCGGAAGCCCCCACCACCCCCATTAGTTCTATCAGAGAATCAGTTTGATGGTTCTGCTTCAGTGTCTGATGTGGACATGGAATTTTTTGACAGAGAGACTTTGAAGGAACAAGAATCAGGCTGTGGTCAAGCATACTCCACTCTAAAAAATTCCAGTGATCAGTCGGAGTTCAAATGCGACACCTGCAGCCAGAGTTTCCCTTCTAAGTCAGTTCTAGAACGCCACTCTAAAGTTCACCAATTCTATGGAAGTACATCGAGTATATCTGCAAGTTCTGTTGTTTCTTCTCAGGATAGTGCAAGTATAGATGATATGTCTGCAGAGACAGGCACCTATCCTGAAGAGATGAGGTCAGCGCGACCATTCAAATGCCAACTCTGTGATTCAACATTTCTTGAGGAAGCTCACTTGCAAATTCATGTAGAGATTCATAGCATGGATGGACCTTGGGGTTGTGTGATATGCAAAAGGAAGCTCAAGCAGAGAGCACATCTCCTGGAACATGTCTATGTCCATTGGGGTTACAAACCCTTTGCTTGCCGCTATTGTCCGACGGACTTCATGAGAGCCTATGATGCTGAGAGACACATGCTATCACACAAACAACGGCGCGGGAGAAGAGAAGAGCCCGGACAGAGGGCAAACATTGACCTGGATGGTAGCAATGCTGGCCAAGTTAATGATGCCAAGGCATCCATTCTTGAAGATCTGTTAACAAAACCACAATCTCATAATGACGACATCAATGAGGAAAAGGGTGGAATGTTCAAGGACTTGGGTGATTCCATAGCCCCACTGCCTGTCGTTCCTCTGAGATGTCCCGATGATGGAAAGAACAGACCTTACGCTTGTGAATTATGTGACAGAGCATTTACTGCTAAATCCTCGCTGAGAGAGCATCTCTTCTTACATTTTGGGAAGCCGTATCCCTGTGATTTTTGTGAAAGACAATTCACAAGGAAAACCTACCTTATTAGCCATATGAAAGAAGTCCACCCTGAGGCAGACACCTCTGCAATTGAAGATAGTGTTCTAGATGGGAAATATGAAGAGCTGATCAACAAAGCACTTGACCGGCATCAATCTATGGACCAAAAGAAGATATCTCAGCCTGATGTGATCACCGACTCTAACTCAAATCGGCCATATGCCTGCAAAATTTGTGATAAACGTTTTCAGTTCTCATACACTCTCAAGAAGCACATGCAAGCCCACATCAAGCTGAAGCCGCTCCTGTGTGATTTCTGTGAGAGGCGGTTTGTAAGACAGAGCTACCTGGATGAGCATATAAAGAACCAACATCCTCCAGGTTCAAGATCCAAAGACCCCAATAAGCCCTTCAAATGCGAGATCTGTGACTTGACTTTTTCCAAGCGGGCTTATCTCAAGGATCACCGCTTCAGGCACAAACTCAAGAAGCCATTCCCTTGCAGCTTCTGTACCAAGAGCTTCCGTCGGAAATGTCTCCTGCTTATGCATACCTCTCGCCATCATCCTAATGAGCATCAGCTGATGGCTTCCAACCAACCTAAAGCAGCTCCTGCTCAACATTCACCAGGCTCAAGCTCAAAAACCTTGAAAATAAAGCTGCCATTCCAAAAACAGATGTCTCCAGCTTCTTCCCAGTCTAATCTGACAAGAGACCCGCTAATGTGTCGTGAATGTGGTGCCACGTTCTCATCTGTTGCCAATGTTCGGAGGCACATGCGCATCCACAGTGGAGAGCGTCCATTCAAATGCAAATTCTGCTCATGGTCCTTCAATCGAAAGGAGGTTTGGCGAGGTCACATGAAGAAGAAACATGCAGGGGAGTTGCGGGCTTCAAGGAATAAAGCAAATGTAGGTCTTGGCAAGATCAAGAAGGAAGGTTTTAACTGTGACAAGTGTGAAGGATCATTCAAGAGTAATTACGCATTATCGGTACACTTGAAACAACACAGTCAGGGTTCTAGTTCTCGTCCTTTCAAGTGTTCACTGTGTGATCTGGCCTTTATTAGGCAGTCTGACCGTACCAAGCATTTGAAATTCGTCCATGGCCTTGACCAAGCTGATATTGATGCTAGTGCATTGaacaaaaaggaaataaaagtgGAACCAGGAACTACACCACCACCTAGTACCCCTCAGACTAATGCACTTCCTGCTGAAGTGCATGTATGCCATAGATGTGGTGCACGTTTTGACTCATTTTGGGGTCTGGAGAGCCATTCAAGAGTTCATGAAAAACACTCGAGGTTTCCTCGTCCGTATAGATGCATTGAATGCGGAGCTGCCTTCAAAGGACTTTCCAATCACACGCGCCACATGAGGGTTCATACCCCAGAATATATCCTGGAGACAAAGAAGATCCTGAGTAACATGCCTGGCAGGAAGTCAAGAATTCAAACATCCACAACAAATCTGCCAGTGAAACCCACTGTGGCACCAACGGATAAAGGACCATTTTTGAGTGGAAAGGAAGCTAGGCCCCATGTGTGTCCCAAGTGTGGTACGAGCTACAAGTATGCAAGGAACCTTAGGAAACATATCCCTCGCCATATCAAGTCCAGTGACCGCCCTTTCCAGTGTAAAATCTGTGGAATTTATGCCAAGACTAAAACCAGCATTACCAAGCACAGTCAGATTCATGGTCCACAATCAACCTCTCGAAGAGCTTCCCATGACTGCCAAAAGTGTGGAAGTTCTTTCCCAACCAAGCAAGAGCTGATGAAACATCTAGCAGTTCATACCCAGTCCATATCTTCTCAGTCCATGTTTAGATGCAAGTTCTGCAATGCTGGCTTCAAGCACAGAGGATCCCTTACCATCCATGAAAGGTCCCATTCCAAACTGAACTTTGGCTTCAAATGGGAGAAAACCAAAGTTGTGAAAACACCAGATCTTTTCCGGAACGGTAGCAAGAAGGTATTTGTTATAAAAGGCTTGCAGTGTCCGGTGTGTATGAAAACTTTCACAAGACGTTCCGGTGTCAGCAATCACAAGAGAGTTCACCCAGATGTCGAGTTTGTCTGGGAGGAAGAACTAAGAGGATCGGTAGACATGACTTTGGACAGGCCTTATCAGTGTAGTATTTGTCTCATGAGATTCATGAGGCGATCAGGCCTATCTAATCACATGCACTCTCACCGTATCAAAGGGAGCAAAAGCGATGAGTCACCGTCAAAGCTTCAGGCAACACCAGAAAGCAGTGGTTTCCTTCTAAATACAGAAAATGAACAAACGACACCAAGGGCAGAGGAAAGACCATTCTCTTGTGAGCAGTGTTCGTGCACTTTCAAAACCAAAGGATCACTGACAACACATACCAAAGTTCATAGCCATGATAAAATGGATGAGCGTAATCATGTCTGCGACATCTGCGAGTGTAGGTTTATAAGCTCTACTAACTTGAAGAAGCATCAACGAGTCCACACTGGCCAACCAGGGACTCCGATACAGTCTGATCCTGTCTCGAAGTATTCTCAACTGGAAAGTTCTGAGAGTATAGATATCAAGACCAAACGGCCTTTTCGGTGTAGATTATGCGGTGAAACGTTCAAAGCGAAGCATCTCCTTGATGACCACATTCAGATCCATAGCATTTCCCCGAGACAGTCTGTAGTGAAACCAAAGGAACTTGGGGCATTGTCTGCAGATGTAAGTGAAAGTAGTGGAGAAGCtttcatgagaatgacagataGACCCTTTCCATGTCCAACATGTGGTGACAGATTTCGACTGAAGACTACCTTATACAAGCACATTCGCCTTCACAGGCAGAGCGCTGGAAAACCCTTCCGCTGTGTAGAGTGCGGCCTTGGATTCTATTCTATTGGTAACATGACCAAGCACTTAAAACGGGCCCATCGCAGATTTTCAAACAATGTAGGAGATGAACCTGTGGCTGAGATCTTGGAAAGCCTGAAAGTCACCCCAGAACCAGTGTCACCCTCGGTCAGTTCTCCGAACAGATCTATCAGGTCTCCTTTCAAAGCAAGACCTTTCTCATGCAAGTACTGTGGAGATACCTTCACCATGAGATGCAACATGAACAGGCATCGGAAGCGGCACGAGACTGGAGACAACTTGCCTTTCCGCTGTACCCACTGTGGGTTCGGATTCAAGAGTATCAAGGAACGGACGAAGCATATAGTCCGCGTTCATAACCGAGATCCCAAAGAGCATGTACAAACTGATACTAGGAAACCAATACGTACAGGAATGAAAACCTACAAGTGTCCAATATGCAGTGATAACTTCACCGACTCTTCAGGAATTTACAAGCACTTGCGTGTCCATGCTAAGAGTGCTAATAAGCCATACAAATGTGAGATTTGCAAAATTGGATATAATACCATGGTTGGCCTGTCTAGGCATCGGGGTCGAGTCAACCACTATGTCAGTGATAATGGCGATGAAggttcagcaagatcatctcaacaGCCACCAAGAGACATTAAACCAGATATAAGCACCCTGCAGAACAACTTGGGAAAGACTTTGCATAAATGCCGCTATTGCCCTGCCACCTACAGGGACAGATCCTCTGTCTGGAGACATGAAAGGGTTCACAAACTTGGTGTATCGAATTCAAGACCGTTCTCTTGTAAGACCTGTGGACTGGCTTGCTACTCTAGGGCCCATCTAGAAAGGCATGTACAGATTCACCGCAGAGCTCCGGGATTCGGACCAGATATGCATGCGAGAAAGAAATCAACCTCGGATCGCTGCAAGAGATGCGGGTTGGCATTCCGTACAAAGAGTCACTATCTAGTTCACATGAAACGGTGCTCCAGAACTTCGTCATTTGTTTGCAACATTTGCTCCATTCCTTTTAGCAATCAGATCATGCTCACCAAACACGTTCGTCAGGATCATGGTGGCTATCAAAGGGATGTCATCAACTTTTGTGGTAGGAGAATTGTTAGGGAAACCGGTGCTGACAAGAAGTTTTGCTGTGACCAATGTGACCAAAGGTACAAAAGACCTAGTGAACTTGAAAAGCACTTGCGACGCCATGCACTTGGCCTCATCAGACCCCAAGAGGGCTTCTCTCCTACTGCAATCAAGCAAGAGGAGGATATTGAAGTGAATGTTGAAACCttagaagaaagttatgaagaGAATCTTTCTGGAGGAGGCAAGACAGAGGAAACCCATCAGTTACCTGAAGTGGAAGAATCTCCAAATAGTTCAGGCAGTTGGTTTATGACAGCTGGTCGAACACCCGTTCACAATAGAACAAACAAGTCTGATAGGGCCCGACCATTTGTATGCCAGACCTGTGGGTTCGCCTTCATGACAGTCATCCATCTACGCAAGCATACACGACTTCATACAATAGCCCACACAAAGCCATATGTTTGTAAGATCTGTACCTTGGGTTATACTAGATTATTGGACTATCACAGGCACTGCAATGTTGTTCACCCATGGGGAAAGGGTAATCAAAATGAGGTCAGGTGTCCTCGTTGCAAGGAGAAATTTGACACTAAGAGTGATTTGGTAGAGCACCTGGAGAAACAGACGTGCAAGTTTGTAGATGACCTTCCAGAAGTGGAGACAAGTCAGCAAGGTGGTGATGGAGGTGACCAAAGTAATGAGGTGTCTGATGCAGTAGAAGGAGTGGAAGGTACCATGAGTGCTGCCACCAGGCTAGGATTCAGTAACAGAGATTTGACTTGTCCCATATGTAACTACCAATTCCTTGCCAAACCTCATCTCGAAACACACATGAAAGTGCATGACAACTGGGAGAACCAGCCATACAGATGCGAGCGATGTCAAATTGGTTATAGTACTAAGCAGCATTTAACCAAGCATGTCAACATGAACGTTCAGTGTATCAAACTGgcaaaggaaaaggaaaggaagaggctATTggatgagaaaaataatcttttgACCAACAGTAGTACAGAGTTGGATGCAGCACCAGAAGAGATGGTACCGCAGCAACCCCAGCTATCGCGAAGTGGAAAGGTGAAGCGGCATATCTGCCATCACTGCAATAAGAGCTTTGTCAAAAGAAGTCAACTACGCATCCATCTTGAGTATCACATACCATCACCTGATAGACCACATGTGTGTGCCAAGTGTGGTATGGGCTACAAAACCCTCTCAAACTATGCTAAACACATGAAATGGGAACATTCCAAGCCTTCTGCTTCTCCGGCAAAATTAACAGCAGCGATATACATGTGTAGGGACTGCGGGTATTCAGTCACCAAGAAGTCTCTGTTGGAAGAGCATACCCGCTTCGGGTGCcctaaaaagaaggaaaacccTGCCACGGAAGCACCTCAAGCCTGTCCAGTATGCGGTAATTACTTCAATTCATCTGTGATGCTTTGCATCCATATCCATGAACATATCTATCACAAGCTCTTCAAGTGCACCAAATGTCCTCTTAGATTCTCCAAtccagaggagaagaagaaacatGAGCAAAACCACCCTGACTGGAATGAGATGCTACTGCAACTGTTGTCCTCAGAGTTCAACAGGAGGCTGAATCCAGAAGATGGGCAGGGTGTCAGGGTAAAGTTAGAACCGGGTCTTGAAGAGCCAGTAGAACCCCTAGTGCCATATGTTCCTGAGAAGGTCCTACAGGATGGACCAGCCTCTGGAGTCCTGGTGGTAAAACCAGAACCTGTGGATGAACCAGAGTACAACTATGATCTTGGATCTCTTCAGGATAGTGCTCTTGGAGATTATCAAGCCCTGCTTCCTGACACGTCAGACAGCATACTGCCAAGTATTTTGCAGCAAACAAGAAGACCAGAAGGACAATCTTCATCTGCCAGAAGACTGGAAAAAATAGTGTCAAATCTTGCAGCTCaaaaaccatcatcatcagattCAAGGTTACATTCTTCATCAGGTATATTTTCTGTATCTGGTTTAAGTTCTCAAAGAAGACCCAGTTCAGAGAATGTGCCAAGTACATCAACATCTGTTTTGACATCAGTTTCCAGTGTTGTAACTTCCGCCTCAAGTGTGTTTCCTGCAGCTTCGGATGTTGGTGAAATGCCCGACTCGGAGACCTTGGTAAAACAAGTGACAGAGGCATTGCCAAGTAGCAGTCCAAGGGTATCTGACAAGTCTCAATCTGATGTCGTCTTGACCAAGAAGTCTGTTGAGCAAAAGGCAAGTCCAAAACAGAAACTGTTCCGTTGCAGATATTGCCCTTCAGCATTCAGGCTGAAAGGACTCTGCATGGCTCATGAACGTCAAGCACACAGGAAGATCTACTCAAAGGCATCAGGCACCAGCAAACAACCTCTTAAAGATCTCAGCAAGATGTCTGTATGTAACATTTGCAATGCTGTATTCGAACAACAGTCAAGTTTGTCAAGGCATATGCTATTCAAACATGGAGTTCCTTTGAAACCCAAAGAACCTGAAAGGGATTATACTGCAGATAAAGCAGAAGTACATCATATTTCAGATGATGAGGGGCCAATTATAACAAGTATAACGAGCCTAGGAAACATGCACCATGGAACTGCCTATCAAAGGCAACCATCATTGTTGCAGCAACGTCTTGAGGCTCCTCTCTCGCCGTCATTgatgccatcatcatcttctgGCCAGCCAATGTCTCGATTAGAATCTCTGCTGACAGGAAGATCGTTATCACCAACTAACCAGTCTGCCCTCCTTTCAAGAGGTGAGCTGGactacaggccctacagatgtGACAAGTGCAACTTTGCCTTCACCCAACGGCACCACCTCGTCCGACACATCAAGAGAGACTCTTGTGCCTTCCATGTTCTTGGGCGGAAGGCTGCTGCCCAACTCAAGGAAGGGGATACAGGAAGCAAACCTCCACCCAAAAATGTTCAGGGTATAAAGATCAAGGTCCCAGAGAAGAAGCATAAATGTACCAAGTGTCCTCGAGCTTTCTGGAAACGTATCCGATTAGAAAACCACATGAGGGTCCATCATGGAGTAGGTCTCTACAAATGTAAGTTCTGTGCCCAGGAATACAAGCTACAGGTGGATTGCTTGGAGCATGAAGAGTCTTGCCCGTTCGGTCCTGGAGCAATGGACGATTTGGACCTGAACGGTGGAGATCTGGACTATGAGCAGGATGTGGATTTTGGCCAGGCCGAGGATCTGGATCTAAGATCAGACACAGAGCTTGAGCAGGCTCAAGCACAAGCATTTGCTGAAGATCAGAATGAGGACTTTGGATTTGAGAATTCTAACCATCTCGGTGACGGGATTGGAGATGACGATCGGGAATGGATGGGGATGCAGATCAAACAAGAACCTCTTGATTAG